A genomic region of Anaerolineales bacterium contains the following coding sequences:
- a CDS encoding 2-oxoacid:acceptor oxidoreductase subunit alpha, whose translation MATPQVQETQQQGTGGKAVVNDFSMTVATKNGSGSQTSNLTLLRALFKMGIPVSGKNLFPSNIQGLPTWYTIRLSKQGYLARRATHEIVVAMNEDTFVDDLASVAPGGAFYYGDHLKFEINRSDISVYSFPAKKFAKESSAPATLRDYVANMAYVGVLVHMLDIDMGKIREALEYHFDGKEKPIAINMGVIEAAYEWAKTNLTKTDPYRVEAMDKTAGFIMADGNTAGALGAIFGGVQFMAWYPITPASSVAEGVSQNIDKFRTKEGQQGKTYGIVQAEDELAAIGMAVGAGWSGLRAMTSTSGPGISLMTEFVGLAYYAEIPVVIWDVQRVGPSTGLPTRTSQGDILSTYLLGHGDTQHILLLPGSASECFEFGWKSFDIAERMQTPVFVMSDLDLGMNTWMTKPFEYPNTPMDRGKILWEEDLEQLKDWQRYKDIDGDGIPYRTAPGNKHPRSAWFARGTGHNDAAKYSERSEDWERNMQRLRRKFITAASYVPKPEVLGDGKAKVGILSYGSADPAILEARDYLAEGGIATDYLRLRAVPFTDEVKTFIENHEHIYVIEMNRDGQMHKILRLEYPEQTMKLISLAKHDGMPLTAKWVQEAIELQEK comes from the coding sequence ATGGCAACACCGCAGGTGCAAGAAACTCAACAACAAGGAACCGGAGGCAAAGCCGTAGTCAACGACTTTTCAATGACTGTGGCCACGAAGAACGGCTCCGGCAGCCAGACTTCGAATCTGACGCTGCTGCGGGCGCTGTTCAAGATGGGCATTCCCGTCTCGGGCAAGAACCTGTTCCCCTCCAACATTCAGGGCCTGCCCACCTGGTACACCATTCGCCTGAGCAAGCAGGGCTACCTGGCCCGCCGCGCCACGCACGAAATTGTGGTGGCGATGAACGAGGACACCTTTGTTGATGACCTGGCGAGTGTCGCCCCGGGTGGCGCGTTCTACTACGGCGACCACTTGAAGTTTGAGATCAATCGCAGCGATATTTCGGTGTACTCCTTCCCGGCCAAGAAGTTTGCCAAGGAATCGAGCGCGCCGGCAACCCTGCGTGATTACGTTGCCAACATGGCCTACGTCGGTGTGCTGGTGCACATGCTGGATATTGACATGGGCAAGATCCGCGAGGCCCTGGAGTATCACTTCGACGGCAAAGAGAAGCCGATCGCCATCAACATGGGCGTGATCGAAGCTGCCTACGAATGGGCCAAGACCAACTTGACCAAGACCGACCCCTACCGCGTAGAAGCGATGGACAAGACCGCGGGCTTCATCATGGCGGATGGCAACACCGCCGGCGCGCTGGGCGCCATCTTCGGTGGCGTGCAGTTCATGGCCTGGTATCCGATCACGCCGGCCTCCAGCGTGGCCGAAGGCGTCAGCCAGAACATCGATAAGTTCCGCACCAAGGAAGGCCAGCAGGGCAAGACCTATGGCATCGTGCAGGCCGAAGACGAGCTGGCCGCCATCGGTATGGCGGTCGGCGCCGGCTGGTCAGGCTTGCGCGCCATGACCTCCACCTCAGGCCCGGGCATCAGCTTGATGACCGAATTCGTCGGCCTGGCTTACTACGCCGAGATCCCTGTGGTGATCTGGGATGTGCAGCGCGTTGGCCCCAGCACGGGCTTGCCCACGCGCACCTCGCAGGGCGACATTCTCTCCACCTACCTGCTCGGCCACGGCGACACGCAGCACATCCTGCTGCTGCCCGGTTCGGCCAGCGAGTGCTTCGAGTTCGGCTGGAAATCCTTTGATATCGCCGAGCGTATGCAGACCCCGGTGTTCGTGATGAGTGACCTCGATCTGGGGATGAACACCTGGATGACCAAGCCCTTCGAATACCCCAACACGCCGATGGACCGCGGCAAGATCCTCTGGGAAGAGGACCTGGAGCAGTTGAAGGACTGGCAACGCTACAAAGACATCGACGGTGACGGTATCCCTTACCGCACCGCCCCGGGCAACAAGCATCCGCGCAGCGCCTGGTTCGCCCGCGGCACCGGCCACAACGATGCCGCCAAGTACAGCGAACGCAGCGAGGACTGGGAGCGCAACATGCAGCGTCTGCGCCGCAAGTTCATCACCGCCGCCAGCTATGTGCCCAAGCCGGAAGTGCTCGGCGATGGCAAAGCCAAGGTGGGCATCCTTTCCTACGGCTCGGCCGACCCGGCCATCCTGGAAGCACGCGACTACCTGGCCGAGGGTGGCATCGCCACCGATTATCTGCGCCTGCGCGCGGTGCCCTTCACCGATGAAGTCAAAACCTTCATCGAGAACCACGAGCACATCTATGTGATCGAAATGAACCGCGACGGCCAGATGCACAAGATTTTGCGCCTGGAATACCCCGAGCAGACGATGAAACTGATCTCATTGGCCAAGCATGACGGCATGCCGCTGACGGCCAAATGGGTGCAAGAAGCCATTGAGCTTCAGGAGAAGTAG
- a CDS encoding 2-oxoacid:ferredoxin oxidoreductase subunit beta — translation MPNVQLNLVGLSKNDYRGAPTTLCAGCGHNSISNQIIAAAYELNVVPEEMIKLSGIGCSSKSPAYFLNRSFGFNSLHGRMPSVATGAMFGDHRMRALAVSGDGDTTNIGMGQFKHIMRRNVPMVYIVENNGVYGLTKGQFSATAEKGLRLKYQGLNPFTPVDVVEEAMASGATFVARSFAGDANQVKALIKAALSHNGLAVLDIISPCVTFNNEDDSRHSYGWGREHQEPLHDFTFVPREQEIQLDEFPEGTTKTVTMHDGATIVLKKIDRDYDPTNRSAAMRLMEDARNEAVLLTGLVYVEPNQPSLTDVADLPSDRALNRMTEADLRPDKQLIDVANAMMF, via the coding sequence ATGCCCAACGTACAGCTCAACCTGGTCGGGCTGTCCAAGAACGATTACCGCGGCGCCCCCACGACCCTGTGCGCCGGCTGCGGGCACAACTCGATCTCCAACCAGATCATCGCCGCAGCCTATGAGCTGAACGTGGTGCCTGAGGAAATGATCAAGCTGAGCGGCATCGGCTGCTCCAGCAAGAGCCCGGCCTACTTCCTCAATCGCAGCTTCGGGTTCAACAGCCTGCATGGCCGCATGCCCTCGGTGGCCACCGGCGCCATGTTTGGCGATCACCGCATGCGCGCCCTGGCGGTAAGCGGTGACGGTGACACCACCAATATCGGCATGGGCCAGTTCAAGCACATCATGCGCCGCAATGTGCCCATGGTCTACATTGTCGAGAACAACGGCGTCTACGGCCTGACCAAGGGCCAGTTCTCCGCCACGGCGGAAAAGGGCCTGCGCCTGAAGTACCAGGGCCTCAACCCGTTCACCCCGGTGGACGTGGTGGAAGAGGCGATGGCGTCCGGCGCCACCTTCGTCGCACGCTCGTTTGCGGGCGACGCCAACCAGGTCAAGGCGCTGATCAAGGCTGCGCTGAGCCACAATGGCCTGGCGGTGCTCGACATCATCAGCCCGTGTGTCACCTTCAATAACGAAGATGACTCGCGCCACTCCTACGGCTGGGGCCGCGAGCACCAAGAGCCGCTGCACGACTTCACCTTCGTGCCGCGCGAGCAGGAGATCCAGCTCGACGAGTTCCCCGAAGGCACCACCAAGACCGTAACGATGCACGACGGCGCCACCATCGTGCTCAAGAAGATCGACCGTGATTACGATCCCACCAATCGCTCCGCCGCCATGCGCCTAATGGAAGATGCGCGCAACGAAGCCGTTTTGCTGACCGGCTTGGTGTATGTAGAGCCTAACCAGCCTTCGCTGACCGATGTGGCTGACCTGCCCAGTGACCGCGCGCTCAACCGCATGACCGAGGCCGACCTGCGCCCGGATAAGCAACTGATCGATGTTGCCAACGCGATGATGTTCTAA
- a CDS encoding universal stress protein — MHIVIANVQLPADEALLHYGLRVVAATGASCSLLQVIARPEERASARDALQAQRQQAQALGLQPNLQLSLGGAAEQVVHFAHENAADLVVIAPSKPEAFFGQLLATPSERVLANAPCAVLLARGALRPPRRILLLHSGPQTLRTLPVFLQQAGGLLTAESEVTLLHVMSQMGASYQVSGWELAASAEQLIEQGSEEGQWLQAARVALLAQAPLNVVPKVRHGLVVDEILAEAHEGEYDLIVLGRHGSGSWQDFLIDNVAKAVTHQARVPVLVVPLPVGER, encoded by the coding sequence ATGCATATTGTCATCGCGAACGTCCAGCTTCCTGCCGATGAGGCACTGTTGCACTATGGGCTAAGGGTGGTGGCCGCGACAGGCGCCTCGTGCAGCTTGCTGCAAGTGATCGCGCGCCCGGAAGAGCGTGCCAGCGCCCGGGATGCGTTGCAAGCACAACGGCAGCAGGCGCAGGCTCTTGGGCTGCAACCGAACCTACAGCTCAGCCTGGGCGGCGCGGCGGAACAGGTTGTGCATTTCGCTCATGAGAATGCGGCGGACCTGGTGGTGATCGCGCCCAGCAAGCCCGAAGCCTTCTTCGGGCAGTTGCTGGCTACGCCCAGCGAACGCGTGCTGGCCAATGCGCCCTGCGCCGTGTTGCTGGCGCGCGGGGCGCTGCGCCCGCCGCGGCGCATCCTGCTCTTGCACAGCGGGCCGCAGACTTTGCGCACCCTGCCTGTGTTCCTACAGCAAGCCGGCGGCCTGCTCACCGCCGAGAGCGAGGTCACTTTATTGCATGTGATGTCGCAAATGGGTGCCAGCTACCAAGTCAGCGGCTGGGAGCTGGCCGCCAGTGCTGAGCAGTTGATCGAGCAGGGCAGCGAGGAAGGCCAGTGGCTGCAGGCGGCGCGCGTAGCACTGCTGGCGCAAGCCCCATTGAACGTCGTGCCCAAGGTGCGCCACGGCCTGGTGGTGGATGAGATTCTGGCCGAGGCGCACGAGGGTGAGTACGACCTGATCGTACTTGGCCGCCACGGCAGCGGCAGCTGGCAGGATTTTCTGATCGATAATGTGGCCAAGGCGGTCACGCACCAGGCACGCGTGCCGGTGCTGGTGGTGCCGCTGCCAGTAGGCGAAAGATAG
- a CDS encoding tyrosine-type recombinase/integrase, giving the protein MLSNKKTREEWALASAGLQDAYTDFILSRQAILCSEQTIKWYGYTAGNFIGWLKENNVGHPAEIQARHVRLFLAELVGKGLKDSSVNGYARSIKTLLKFLHAEGYTPIETKFSMPAVAKKRLPIITAEELRHILASTGLRDTALIMLLVDSGLRRAELCALNWEDIDLENGAIQVHRGKGGKARIVVIGAKTRRALLRYRRTIEAKHNSPVIQTRDGFRVTFGGLRSILLRISKRTGIHITPHALRRTFATLSLRAGMNPLHLQGLLGHSSLEMTNHYVQMLDDDLQVAHRTFGPIDNHL; this is encoded by the coding sequence ATGCTTTCAAACAAGAAAACGCGTGAAGAATGGGCACTTGCTTCAGCAGGTTTACAGGATGCTTATACGGACTTCATACTATCTCGTCAAGCAATTCTGTGCTCAGAGCAAACAATCAAATGGTACGGGTACACAGCTGGGAACTTCATAGGGTGGCTTAAGGAGAATAACGTAGGCCACCCAGCAGAGATACAGGCTAGGCATGTAAGGCTGTTCTTAGCTGAACTGGTTGGCAAGGGGTTGAAAGACAGCTCTGTAAACGGCTATGCAAGATCTATAAAAACGCTTCTGAAATTCCTTCATGCGGAAGGCTACACACCTATAGAAACCAAGTTTTCAATGCCAGCGGTAGCAAAGAAGCGACTGCCAATCATTACTGCAGAAGAACTAAGGCACATTCTGGCCTCTACTGGCCTTCGCGATACGGCCCTAATCATGCTATTGGTTGATTCAGGACTAAGAAGAGCCGAACTGTGTGCATTGAATTGGGAAGATATAGATCTAGAGAATGGTGCAATTCAAGTTCATAGAGGCAAGGGCGGAAAGGCCCGAATTGTGGTAATTGGGGCAAAAACCCGCCGAGCATTGCTACGCTACCGAAGAACGATTGAAGCCAAGCACAATTCCCCTGTAATACAAACAAGAGATGGCTTTCGCGTTACATTTGGTGGCCTGCGCTCAATTCTATTAAGAATCAGTAAACGCACTGGCATTCATATCACTCCCCATGCCCTAAGAAGAACTTTTGCCACCCTTTCACTTCGGGCTGGAATGAACCCCTTGCATTTACAGGGTCTATTAGGCCACTCATCTCTAGAGATGACCAATCACTATGTTCAGATGCTGGACGATGATCTGCAAGTAGCACATAGAACATTTGGGCCGATAGACAACCACCTGTGA
- a CDS encoding HNH endonuclease, whose amino-acid sequence MNTFITNKNLERRFWSKVDKGAIEECWNWTGAKQTKGYGSFGVGPGKTQLAHRVAYMLKEGPIPRGLVIMHICDNRLCCNPRHLKVGTIADNNHDAISKGRNAIGERNGNSKLTEEQVKDIRKLYGTGDYTNRQLAQMYKMSDSAIYSITKNKYWKLPLAG is encoded by the coding sequence ATGAATACTTTTATTACAAACAAAAATCTAGAAAGGAGATTTTGGTCAAAGGTAGACAAGGGAGCAATTGAAGAGTGCTGGAATTGGACAGGGGCAAAACAGACAAAGGGTTATGGATCCTTCGGAGTTGGTCCTGGAAAGACTCAATTAGCACATCGAGTGGCATACATGTTAAAGGAGGGGCCAATACCGCGTGGGCTAGTGATTATGCACATCTGTGATAACAGGCTGTGTTGTAATCCCAGACACCTTAAAGTTGGAACAATTGCGGACAATAATCATGATGCGATCTCAAAGGGGCGAAATGCAATAGGGGAAAGAAACGGAAATTCAAAACTTACAGAAGAACAAGTGAAGGATATTAGAAAGTTATACGGGACTGGGGATTATACGAACCGCCAACTGGCACAAATGTATAAAATGAGCGACAGTGCCATTTACTCCATTACTAAAAACAAATACTGGAAACTACCTCTTGCAGGGTAG
- a CDS encoding DEAD/DEAH box helicase produces the protein MSFKSILDKYQKLAFSKRDKGDRFERLMQAYLLTDRTYADRFSKVWLWSEFPYRADLGGIDAGIDLVALTVEGEYWAIQCKFFDETTGIDKASVDTFLSTSSREFKDDNLLTRSFAHRLWISTTNKWSRNATEAIRNQKPPVSRLNLSDLSQAPVDWQKLDQGVHGELSRTAPKTLFKHQQTALEKAHEYYKTADRGKLIMACGTGKTLTSLRIAEHETKGQGTILFLVPSIALLGQTLRAWMADANQPINAIAICSDPKVTKQKGRNEDVDASSVIDLAFPASTDTKDILLQFQQIRDRKLPGMTVVFSTYHSIEVVSKAQKVLLRDGFGEFDLIICDEAHRTTGVKLADEDESAFVKVHDSKFIKATKRLYMTATPRLYSDDSKSRASQVAALLWSMDDAKVYGEEIYRIGFGEAVEKDLLTDYKVLILTVDNKDVPPAIWQMITDEKSEINADDASKLIGTINALSKQFLGDQGITKDADPEPMRRAVAFTQSIKISRKITNTYNDVTDVYLNALPADKKEEMVSIAAKHIDGTMAAPERDEMLAWLQETGDANECRILTNVRVLSEGVDVPSLDAVMFLSARNSQVDVVQSVGRVMRKSPGKKYGYIIIPVVVPPDVDAAQALDDNERYKVVWTVLNALRAHDDRFNATINKIDLNKTRPNQILVGRPETIFDQDDGRPHQISETTAEYQVGNVAHQLRMQFEELQSIVFARMVEKVGDRLYWEQWAKDVAKIAEQQIERIKFLITERKEQRSAFDAFLKGLQANINPSIDDAQAVEMLAQHMITQPIFEALFDNYSFVKNNAVSQSMQSMLDVLHGQAVAEESDSLQRFYESVKQRVAGIDNAEGKQQVIVELYEKFFKTAFPRMVEQLGIVYTPPEVVDFIVRSVQDVLKQEFGRSLSDENVHVLDPFTGTGTFVARLLQSGLIDKKDLARKYQYEIHANEIVLLAYYIAAVNIENVYHDLLGTEASYVPFEGIVLTDSFQLSEIAAGEGGVMDMSVFPRNSERVAKQKSTPIRVIVGNPPYSVGQRSANDNAQNQKYSNLDARIAETYAKATKATNKNSLYDSYIRAFRWASDRLDPEHGGVIAFVSNGSWLDSNSADGFRKTVETEFSSIWVFNLRGNQRTSGELSKKEGGKIFGAGSRAPVAVTLLVKNPKSQLDKASIHYHDIGDYLSREEKLNTIAKFGSVANPQIAWQEINPNEHGDWLRQRSGTFETFIPLSPEKKFSSSERSFFLTSSNGLQTNRDAWVYSSSSARVSQVMSDFIKKYQKFLKEAKGNQLVIGSEERTIKWSSSLVAKFEAGVQLKFDNQAIRESLYRPFFKQFVYRDDTLNHRPYQLPKLFPLSTSENLVIYVSGVGGNKDFSAIISNVIPDVQLLANGQCFPLFYYEEADKQSPTLFDSANSDYVRKDGISDFILKRAQSQYGKLVAKEDVFYYAYGLLHSPTYRSAFADDLKMQLPRLPLVDDVAAFWAFSRAGRQLADLHIDYEQVPPYDGAVVHQPEITKQGMPDGYYRVVKMRFPAKDKKDTIIYNKDIKITNIPAKAYEYVVNGKSAIEWVMERYQITTHKESGITNDPNDWAKEAGKPSYILDLLLSVINVSVQTVDIVNSLPDVKFE, from the coding sequence TTGTCATTCAAATCCATCCTTGATAAATACCAAAAGCTAGCCTTTAGCAAGCGTGACAAGGGGGATCGCTTTGAGCGGTTGATGCAGGCTTACCTGCTCACTGACCGCACATATGCTGACCGCTTTAGCAAGGTGTGGTTATGGTCCGAATTCCCTTACCGAGCTGATCTTGGGGGCATTGATGCAGGCATTGACCTTGTTGCCCTGACTGTTGAGGGGGAATACTGGGCAATTCAATGCAAGTTCTTTGATGAGACCACTGGCATTGATAAGGCATCTGTTGATACCTTTCTTTCTACATCCAGCCGTGAATTCAAGGATGACAATCTACTAACCAGATCCTTTGCTCACAGATTGTGGATTTCTACAACAAACAAGTGGAGCAGGAATGCTACAGAGGCTATCAGGAACCAGAAACCCCCTGTCAGCCGCCTAAACCTTAGCGACCTAAGCCAGGCTCCTGTTGACTGGCAGAAGCTTGACCAAGGTGTGCATGGTGAGCTCTCTCGCACTGCACCAAAGACGCTATTCAAACATCAGCAAACAGCACTAGAGAAGGCTCACGAGTATTACAAAACAGCCGATCGTGGCAAGCTGATTATGGCTTGTGGGACGGGCAAAACCCTCACCTCCCTCCGTATTGCTGAGCATGAAACCAAGGGTCAAGGAACAATCCTCTTTCTTGTGCCCAGTATTGCATTGTTGGGGCAAACCCTGCGGGCATGGATGGCAGATGCCAATCAACCAATCAACGCAATTGCAATTTGCTCAGACCCTAAGGTTACTAAGCAAAAAGGCAGAAATGAAGATGTTGATGCCTCCAGCGTCATAGATCTGGCCTTCCCTGCTTCTACAGACACCAAGGACATCCTGCTTCAGTTTCAGCAAATCAGGGACAGGAAGCTGCCCGGGATGACAGTGGTGTTCTCTACCTACCACTCCATTGAAGTGGTTTCCAAGGCTCAGAAGGTTCTTCTCCGTGATGGTTTTGGGGAATTTGACCTCATTATCTGTGATGAAGCTCATCGCACTACAGGTGTCAAACTGGCCGATGAGGATGAATCTGCTTTTGTAAAGGTGCATGACAGCAAGTTCATTAAGGCTACAAAGCGGTTGTATATGACCGCCACTCCTCGCTTGTATAGTGATGACAGCAAGAGTAGAGCTTCTCAAGTGGCTGCGTTATTGTGGTCTATGGATGATGCTAAGGTATATGGCGAAGAGATTTACCGTATTGGCTTTGGTGAAGCCGTTGAAAAAGACTTGCTGACGGATTACAAAGTCCTGATCCTGACCGTAGACAATAAAGATGTGCCTCCAGCGATTTGGCAAATGATTACTGATGAAAAATCAGAGATCAATGCCGATGATGCCTCAAAGCTAATTGGAACGATAAATGCCCTTTCTAAGCAATTCTTAGGGGATCAAGGGATTACCAAGGATGCTGACCCAGAACCAATGCGTAGGGCAGTCGCCTTCACCCAAAGTATCAAGATTTCCAGAAAAATCACCAATACCTATAATGATGTAACTGATGTGTACTTGAATGCTTTACCTGCTGACAAAAAAGAAGAGATGGTCAGTATCGCGGCGAAGCACATTGATGGAACGATGGCCGCTCCTGAAAGGGACGAAATGCTCGCTTGGCTTCAGGAAACCGGTGATGCCAATGAATGCCGTATCCTGACCAATGTGCGTGTACTGAGCGAGGGCGTAGATGTGCCTTCTTTGGATGCCGTGATGTTCTTGTCTGCCCGCAATTCACAGGTGGATGTTGTGCAATCCGTAGGACGAGTGATGCGCAAATCACCTGGCAAGAAATATGGCTACATTATTATCCCAGTGGTGGTGCCCCCAGATGTAGACGCTGCCCAAGCCTTGGATGATAACGAACGGTACAAAGTGGTCTGGACAGTGCTCAATGCCTTGAGAGCGCACGATGACCGCTTTAATGCCACGATCAATAAGATTGACCTCAATAAAACTCGTCCTAACCAGATATTGGTAGGCAGACCCGAAACCATTTTTGACCAAGACGATGGGCGGCCACACCAAATTAGTGAAACTACTGCCGAATATCAAGTTGGTAATGTTGCTCACCAACTGCGAATGCAGTTTGAGGAATTACAAAGCATTGTATTTGCCCGCATGGTGGAGAAGGTAGGGGATCGTCTCTATTGGGAACAGTGGGCCAAGGATGTTGCCAAAATTGCCGAGCAGCAAATTGAGAGGATTAAATTCCTGATTACTGAGCGCAAAGAACAGCGTTCTGCCTTTGATGCTTTTTTGAAAGGCTTGCAGGCCAATATCAATCCCAGTATTGATGATGCTCAGGCTGTAGAAATGCTGGCTCAGCACATGATCACCCAGCCAATATTTGAGGCACTGTTTGATAACTATTCTTTTGTCAAGAACAATGCTGTTTCCCAATCTATGCAATCCATGCTAGATGTCCTGCATGGCCAGGCGGTCGCTGAGGAATCTGATTCTCTTCAACGGTTCTATGAATCGGTGAAACAGCGCGTCGCTGGAATTGACAACGCAGAAGGTAAACAGCAGGTGATCGTTGAGTTATATGAGAAGTTCTTCAAAACGGCATTTCCACGCATGGTAGAGCAGCTGGGCATTGTGTACACACCGCCAGAAGTTGTTGATTTCATTGTTCGTTCCGTGCAAGATGTTTTGAAGCAGGAATTTGGTCGTAGCCTTTCGGACGAAAATGTCCATGTTCTGGACCCGTTTACGGGTACAGGAACATTCGTTGCTCGCTTGCTCCAAAGCGGCCTGATAGACAAAAAGGACCTTGCTCGCAAGTATCAATATGAGATACATGCCAACGAGATTGTCTTGCTTGCATATTACATCGCGGCTGTCAATATCGAGAATGTCTACCATGACTTGCTAGGGACTGAAGCCTCTTATGTGCCCTTTGAAGGTATTGTTCTTACAGACAGTTTTCAACTGAGTGAGATTGCCGCTGGCGAGGGCGGAGTGATGGATATGTCCGTCTTCCCTCGCAATTCAGAGAGGGTGGCCAAGCAAAAATCCACGCCTATTCGGGTAATTGTTGGCAATCCTCCATATTCAGTTGGGCAGCGGTCAGCCAACGACAATGCGCAAAATCAAAAATACTCAAATCTGGATGCTCGCATTGCTGAGACATATGCCAAGGCAACCAAAGCAACCAACAAGAATTCTCTCTATGACTCATATATTCGCGCATTCCGTTGGGCCAGTGATCGCTTGGATCCAGAGCATGGCGGGGTAATCGCTTTTGTTTCCAACGGCTCATGGCTGGATAGCAATAGTGCTGACGGCTTTCGCAAAACTGTCGAGACTGAGTTTTCGAGCATTTGGGTCTTCAATTTGAGAGGGAATCAGCGAACCAGTGGGGAATTGAGCAAAAAAGAAGGTGGCAAGATTTTTGGCGCAGGATCGCGTGCACCTGTGGCAGTCACCTTGCTGGTAAAAAATCCGAAAAGCCAATTAGACAAAGCCAGCATTCATTATCATGACATTGGGGACTATCTTTCAAGAGAAGAAAAACTAAACACCATTGCCAAATTTGGCTCTGTAGCTAATCCGCAAATTGCTTGGCAGGAGATTAATCCCAATGAGCATGGTGATTGGCTGAGACAGCGCAGCGGCACATTCGAGACATTTATTCCACTTTCGCCAGAGAAGAAATTTTCTTCAAGTGAGAGATCGTTCTTCCTCACCTCTTCCAATGGTCTGCAAACGAATAGAGATGCTTGGGTTTACAGCTCCTCATCTGCAAGAGTATCGCAAGTTATGTCTGACTTCATCAAGAAGTATCAGAAATTTTTGAAGGAGGCGAAGGGTAATCAGCTCGTAATTGGCTCAGAAGAAAGAACCATCAAGTGGTCAAGTAGCTTGGTAGCAAAATTTGAGGCGGGAGTGCAGCTAAAGTTTGACAATCAGGCAATTCGCGAGTCCTTATACCGGCCCTTCTTCAAGCAATTTGTATATCGGGACGATACGCTCAACCACAGGCCATACCAACTTCCAAAACTGTTTCCACTCTCTACTTCAGAGAATCTGGTGATTTATGTTTCTGGTGTTGGAGGGAACAAAGATTTTTCGGCTATCATTTCTAATGTAATACCGGATGTGCAACTTCTGGCAAATGGTCAGTGCTTTCCGCTGTTCTATTATGAAGAAGCAGACAAGCAATCTCCAACTCTCTTCGATTCTGCAAATAGTGATTATGTCCGGAAGGACGGTATTTCCGATTTCATTCTGAAACGTGCTCAAAGCCAGTATGGGAAGTTAGTAGCCAAAGAGGATGTTTTCTATTATGCCTACGGATTACTGCACAGCCCAACTTATCGCTCTGCATTTGCAGATGACCTGAAGATGCAGTTGCCCAGGCTTCCACTGGTTGATGATGTAGCTGCCTTCTGGGCATTCAGTAGGGCTGGGCGGCAGCTAGCAGATTTGCACATTGATTATGAGCAGGTGCCACCCTATGACGGCGCTGTAGTGCACCAGCCTGAGATTACAAAACAAGGTATGCCGGATGGCTACTACCGTGTAGTCAAGATGCGCTTTCCTGCCAAAGACAAGAAAGACACCATCATCTATAACAAGGACATCAAGATCACTAACATCCCAGCCAAGGCCTATGAATACGTCGTCAATGGCAAATCAGCTATTGAATGGGTGATGGAGCGTTACCAGATCACCACGCACAAGGAAAGCGGTATTACCAACGATCCCAATGACTGGGCGAAAGAAGCTGGCAAACCCAGCTACATTTTAGATTTGTTGCTGAGTGTTATAAACGTCAGTGTGCAGACCGTAGATATAGTAAACAGTCTGCCAGATGTAAAGTTTGAATGA